From a region of the Nonlabens sp. Hel1_33_55 genome:
- a CDS encoding heavy metal translocating P-type ATPase encodes MKHTYHIQGMTCNGCRTHVEKTLSEVKGVSNASVDLNKKEATIEMESHIPIDAFQEALKNDGDTYTIHKAGQRPDAKVEQQKNQPKGKGTGTFYCPMHCEGDKTYNKPGDCPVCGMDLVEEQNLSVTTSDQWTCPMHPEVVKDEPGACPICGMDLVPMDADSSAEEKGYKKLLKKFWIAVAFTLPIFIIAMSEMIPSNPLYDVMEQRWWNWIQFGLSIPVVFYATWMFFERAYRSIKTWNLNMFTLIGIGAGVAWLFSVFGMLFPDFFPEQFKTMSGAVHVYFEAATVILTLVLMGQVLEAHAHSKTNSAVKELLKLAPNKAVRVVNGNEEEVSIDQIQKRDILRVKPGDKIPVDGKITEGETTVDESMISGEPIPVNKAVDDKISSGTINGNQSFLMEAEKVGSDTLLSQIIHMVNDASRSRAPIQKLADTVSGYFVPVVVLISLLTFAAWAIWGPEPAYVYALVNAIAVLIIACPCALGLATPMSVMVGVGKGAQNGVLIKNAEALEKMDKVDTLIVDKTGTITEGKPTVERVGSFDESRFRESELTQLIASLNSSSEHPLAEATVKYGKKKKTELLKTENFSAVTGKGVEGTVNGKKLDLGNAKMMEYAKASISPEMQTEVQSFQKQGKTVSYLAIDGVVTGYVVIGDKIKGTSAKAIKELQDKGINVIMLTGDNHDTAKAVADELNLADFKASMLPEDKLKEVEKLQERGHVVSMAGDGINDAPALAKSDVGIAMGTGTDVAIESAMITLVKGDLHGIVKARNLSDKVMRNIKQNLFFALIYNTLGVPVAAGVLFPFFGILLSPMIAALAMSFSSVSVIGNALRLKSKSIN; translated from the coding sequence ATGAAACACACTTATCACATACAGGGAATGACCTGCAACGGTTGTCGCACTCACGTAGAGAAAACCTTATCTGAAGTAAAAGGTGTTTCAAATGCATCGGTCGATCTGAATAAAAAGGAAGCGACTATAGAAATGGAATCTCATATACCCATCGACGCATTTCAAGAAGCTTTGAAAAACGATGGCGATACCTACACTATTCATAAAGCGGGACAACGTCCTGATGCCAAAGTCGAACAACAAAAAAACCAACCCAAAGGAAAAGGTACAGGAACATTCTATTGCCCTATGCATTGCGAGGGCGATAAGACCTACAACAAGCCGGGCGATTGTCCCGTTTGCGGCATGGATTTGGTCGAAGAACAAAACCTCTCGGTAACAACTTCAGACCAATGGACGTGCCCCATGCACCCAGAAGTTGTGAAAGACGAACCTGGAGCTTGTCCCATTTGTGGTATGGACTTAGTCCCCATGGATGCAGATAGTTCAGCAGAAGAAAAGGGCTACAAGAAGTTGTTGAAGAAATTTTGGATAGCGGTAGCCTTTACGTTACCCATTTTCATCATCGCAATGAGCGAGATGATTCCCAGTAATCCGTTGTATGATGTCATGGAACAGAGATGGTGGAACTGGATCCAATTCGGTCTCTCCATTCCTGTGGTGTTTTATGCGACGTGGATGTTCTTTGAGCGAGCCTATCGCAGTATCAAAACCTGGAACCTCAATATGTTTACGCTCATAGGCATAGGTGCTGGTGTGGCGTGGTTGTTTAGTGTTTTTGGGATGTTGTTTCCAGACTTTTTTCCTGAGCAATTCAAAACCATGTCTGGTGCGGTACACGTTTATTTTGAAGCGGCGACCGTGATACTCACATTGGTATTGATGGGACAAGTGCTGGAAGCGCATGCGCATAGCAAAACAAATTCTGCAGTCAAAGAACTGTTGAAGTTGGCACCTAATAAAGCAGTTCGTGTGGTAAATGGTAACGAAGAAGAAGTTTCTATTGACCAAATCCAGAAAAGAGATATTCTGCGCGTCAAGCCAGGCGATAAAATCCCTGTGGACGGTAAAATTACGGAAGGAGAAACCACCGTCGATGAATCGATGATTTCTGGAGAGCCTATTCCTGTAAATAAAGCCGTCGATGATAAAATAAGTAGCGGTACCATTAATGGGAATCAGTCCTTCTTGATGGAAGCTGAGAAAGTAGGTAGCGATACGCTGCTTTCCCAAATCATACATATGGTCAATGATGCCAGCCGCAGTCGAGCGCCTATTCAAAAGTTGGCCGATACGGTTTCAGGGTATTTCGTGCCCGTAGTGGTTCTCATATCGCTCCTGACTTTTGCCGCGTGGGCGATTTGGGGACCAGAACCAGCGTATGTATATGCCTTGGTCAATGCAATCGCCGTGTTGATTATCGCCTGTCCATGTGCGCTAGGTCTTGCAACGCCTATGTCCGTTATGGTAGGCGTCGGTAAAGGAGCCCAAAATGGTGTGCTCATCAAGAATGCCGAGGCATTGGAGAAAATGGATAAGGTAGATACGCTTATTGTTGACAAAACAGGAACGATAACGGAAGGAAAACCCACAGTGGAGAGAGTCGGGTCTTTTGACGAATCTCGCTTTCGCGAAAGCGAACTAACCCAACTTATTGCATCCCTAAATAGTTCCAGCGAGCATCCACTTGCTGAAGCGACTGTGAAATATGGAAAAAAAAAGAAAACGGAACTTTTAAAAACCGAAAACTTTAGCGCGGTAACTGGAAAAGGAGTAGAAGGAACCGTTAATGGTAAAAAACTCGATTTGGGAAATGCCAAAATGATGGAATATGCTAAGGCTAGCATCTCACCAGAAATGCAGACTGAAGTGCAATCCTTTCAAAAGCAAGGCAAGACCGTTTCCTATCTGGCCATCGACGGCGTCGTAACTGGATATGTGGTGATAGGTGATAAAATCAAGGGAACTAGTGCCAAAGCAATCAAGGAACTTCAGGATAAAGGTATCAACGTGATCATGCTTACTGGCGATAATCACGATACCGCAAAGGCTGTGGCAGACGAGCTGAACCTTGCAGACTTTAAAGCAAGTATGCTACCAGAAGACAAGCTCAAGGAAGTTGAAAAATTACAGGAACGAGGTCACGTCGTTTCGATGGCAGGCGATGGTATTAATGATGCACCAGCACTCGCAAAAAGTGATGTAGGCATCGCCATGGGAACGGGAACAGATGTAGCGATAGAAAGCGCAATGATAACATTAGTCAAAGGAGATTTGCATGGAATTGTAAAAGCGAGAAACTTGAGCGACAAGGTAATGCGCAACATCAAGCAAAATCTGTTTTTTGCCCTGATATACAACACACTAGGCGTACCTGTCGCGGCAGGGGTTTTGTTTCCCTTTTTTGGGATTCTACTATCTCCAATGATTGCTGCCCTAGCAATGAGTTTTAGCTCGGTTTCCGTGATTGGAAATGCGCTGAGACTTAAATCAAAATCGATTAATTAA
- a CDS encoding DUF305 domain-containing protein, whose translation MNSNDQKHQDMKKGNYTKFVGMLVASFIAMYITMYLNTYEIDHVYFSLTRFYMSCLGIATMAIIMFVAMRGMYQDKKKNFAIIFVSISLFIGALSLVRDQQSTVGDVLWMKAMIPHHSIAILTSERADIKDPEVKKLAEDIIKAQREEIAEMKRMIERLQNEE comes from the coding sequence ATGAACTCTAACGATCAAAAACACCAAGACATGAAAAAAGGAAACTACACCAAATTTGTCGGCATGCTTGTCGCATCCTTCATTGCCATGTACATCACGATGTATTTGAATACCTATGAAATCGACCACGTCTACTTTAGCCTCACGCGATTCTATATGAGTTGTCTGGGTATCGCAACGATGGCCATCATCATGTTTGTTGCGATGCGTGGTATGTATCAAGATAAAAAGAAGAATTTTGCCATTATTTTCGTGAGCATCAGTTTGTTTATTGGAGCTTTAAGCTTAGTACGTGATCAGCAGTCAACCGTAGGCGATGTCTTATGGATGAAGGCAATGATACCGCATCACTCGATTGCTATATTAACAAGTGAAAGAGCAGACATCAAAGATCCAGAAGTAAAAAAACTTGCTGAAGATATTATCAAAGCTCAACGTGAGGAGATTGCTGAAATGAAAAGAATGATAGAACGATTACAGAACGAAGAATAA
- a CDS encoding efflux RND transporter periplasmic adaptor subunit, which produces MNKNILYIAIALIIGLGTGWLIFGDGSSDAASVKDLSDTSDHDHSGESADQMWTCSMHPQIMQPEPGDCPICGMDLIPAETSADGLAINEIKMTENAMALANIQTTIVGNAQTSDNDGMVSLSGKIAANDENNTVQASYFKGRIERLNVNYEGQQVNRGQLLATIYAPDLVAAQQELITAASLKASQPALYKAVRNKLKNWKLSDSQINSIEESGTVRENFPIYATVSGTVSEVMSAQGDYVNQGQPIVKLSNLNSVWAEFDSYENQIAQFKVGQKINITTNAYSNREFEGTISFIDPMLNNATRTVTVRATLQNRDDLFKPGMFVTGKVKGATQTMENTLSVPASAVLWTGERSLVYVKTNPNEPVFEMREVTLGNRSGENYQVSAGLNNGDEIVTNGTFTVDAAAQLQGKKSMMNQQMMQDESAMMGDMEMSFSNAFSSDFNKALPSYLKMKDALVVSDAVQVSAFAKATSKRLKEISTTDLGKMEKQHLSKSIEMLDAIVTNDNLENQRAHFVILNENMVPIAMNIQNSTNYYVQKCPMANNNKGAVWLSTEEEIKNPYYGDAMLTCGSVINEIK; this is translated from the coding sequence ATGAATAAAAACATTTTATACATCGCTATTGCCCTGATCATAGGTTTAGGTACAGGTTGGCTCATTTTTGGAGATGGATCCAGTGATGCAGCGTCGGTAAAAGACTTGTCAGATACCTCAGATCACGACCACTCTGGTGAGAGCGCAGACCAAATGTGGACATGCTCGATGCATCCACAGATCATGCAACCAGAACCAGGAGACTGTCCCATTTGTGGAATGGACCTCATTCCAGCAGAAACCAGTGCTGATGGGCTCGCAATTAACGAGATTAAAATGACCGAAAACGCCATGGCGTTGGCAAATATCCAAACTACTATCGTTGGGAATGCACAAACTAGCGATAATGATGGGATGGTATCCCTTTCGGGAAAGATTGCTGCCAACGATGAAAACAATACCGTGCAAGCCAGTTATTTTAAGGGAAGGATTGAGCGACTTAATGTCAACTATGAAGGTCAGCAAGTAAACCGTGGTCAGTTATTGGCAACCATTTACGCACCAGACCTTGTAGCGGCGCAGCAGGAATTAATTACAGCTGCATCGCTGAAAGCATCGCAACCAGCGTTATACAAAGCGGTACGCAATAAACTCAAAAACTGGAAACTTTCGGACTCACAAATTAATTCTATTGAAGAAAGTGGAACGGTACGTGAGAACTTTCCGATTTATGCAACTGTTTCGGGAACTGTTTCAGAAGTAATGTCAGCACAGGGCGATTATGTAAATCAAGGACAGCCTATTGTGAAATTGAGCAATCTTAATTCGGTTTGGGCAGAATTTGATAGCTATGAAAATCAGATAGCACAATTTAAGGTTGGACAAAAAATCAACATTACGACCAATGCCTATTCCAACAGGGAATTTGAAGGAACCATTTCTTTCATCGACCCTATGCTTAACAATGCCACAAGAACGGTAACGGTGCGTGCAACCTTACAAAATCGAGACGACCTATTTAAGCCAGGAATGTTTGTGACGGGCAAGGTCAAAGGCGCAACACAAACTATGGAAAACACCCTTTCTGTACCAGCAAGTGCCGTACTATGGACGGGCGAGCGTTCATTGGTATATGTAAAAACCAATCCAAATGAGCCTGTTTTTGAAATGCGTGAAGTTACCTTGGGCAATCGCTCTGGTGAGAATTACCAAGTATCAGCTGGACTGAATAATGGCGATGAAATAGTAACTAATGGAACGTTTACAGTAGATGCAGCTGCGCAATTGCAGGGTAAGAAATCGATGATGAATCAGCAGATGATGCAGGACGAATCAGCTATGATGGGCGATATGGAAATGAGTTTCAGTAATGCGTTTAGCTCTGATTTCAACAAAGCGCTACCATCATATCTTAAAATGAAAGATGCTCTTGTGGTGAGTGATGCTGTTCAGGTTTCTGCTTTCGCGAAAGCGACATCAAAAAGATTAAAGGAAATTTCTACAACGGATTTAGGCAAAATGGAAAAGCAACACCTTTCCAAAAGTATCGAGATGCTGGATGCTATTGTCACCAATGACAATCTTGAAAACCAACGAGCTCACTTTGTAATCCTAAATGAAAATATGGTGCCTATCGCAATGAATATTCAAAATTCAACTAACTATTATGTCCAAAAATGCCCAATGGCAAATAATAATAAAGGCGCGGTATGGTTAAGCACAGAAGAAGAAATTAAAAATCCTTATTATGGCGATGCTATGTTGACTTGTGGTAGTGTAATTAATGAGATAAAGTAA
- a CDS encoding heavy metal translocating P-type ATPase, translating into MKKQKRNLRDIDTQEHKGEHSHDDGHDHGDGSSFKTYIPAIISFVMLIVGIAIDYFEVIPAFDGWVRIVWYTIAYIPVGFPVIKEGWNSILKGDFFTEFLLMSIATLGAFAIGEYPEGVAVMLFYAVGELFQNAAVNRAKSNIKALLDVRPNEALVYRNGDYVSVDPETVEIGEKIQVRVGEKVPLDGTLISDKGSFNTAALTGESKPSTIAKGESVYAGSINLDGVIEVETTKEFKDSSIARILDMVQNATARKSKTELFIRKFARIYTPIVVFLAIGLTFLPYFFIDDYVFRDWLYRALIFLVISCPCALVISIPLGYFGGLGAASRNGILFKGASFLDAMTQVNTVVMDKTGTVTKGVFKIKDIVVVNSALDSSAFVKAESDKSIPSQDGKKAEFMQYLMAMEEQSTHPIAKAILEYKADGADYDASNVSEIAGKGLKGTVNGKTVLVGNKALMTANNIDVPKETDTIVESIVMVGIDEKFAGYVTIADELKEDAHQAIKQIRESGISKIIMLSGDKDSITQQVAKELNIDWAKGGLLPEDKLNEVEKLKQQEGINVAFIGDGINDAPVLAASDVGIAMGGLGSDVAIETADVIIQTDQPSKIARAIKIGRSTRRVVWQNIILAFGVKVIVLILGAGGLATMWEAVFADVGVALLAILNAVRLQKMKWE; encoded by the coding sequence ATGAAAAAGCAAAAACGCAATTTAAGAGATATAGATACACAGGAACATAAGGGAGAACACAGCCACGACGATGGTCACGACCATGGTGATGGTAGTTCCTTCAAAACCTACATTCCTGCCATCATAAGTTTTGTAATGCTCATTGTAGGTATTGCTATTGACTATTTCGAAGTAATTCCAGCATTTGATGGTTGGGTACGCATAGTATGGTATACCATTGCCTACATCCCTGTGGGTTTTCCTGTCATTAAGGAAGGTTGGAACAGCATCCTAAAAGGCGATTTCTTTACAGAGTTTTTGTTGATGTCCATCGCAACATTAGGTGCATTTGCCATAGGTGAATACCCTGAAGGTGTGGCCGTAATGTTATTCTATGCAGTAGGCGAGCTCTTCCAGAACGCAGCGGTTAATAGAGCAAAGAGCAATATAAAAGCTTTGCTTGATGTACGTCCCAATGAAGCATTGGTATATCGCAATGGCGATTATGTTTCAGTGGATCCCGAAACGGTAGAAATAGGCGAAAAAATTCAAGTACGTGTGGGCGAGAAAGTACCATTGGATGGGACATTGATTTCTGATAAAGGCTCATTCAACACAGCAGCGCTCACAGGCGAGAGTAAACCATCCACCATCGCAAAAGGCGAGTCGGTTTATGCGGGAAGTATCAATCTGGATGGCGTAATTGAAGTTGAAACAACCAAAGAATTTAAGGACAGCAGCATTGCGCGCATTCTCGATATGGTGCAAAATGCCACGGCAAGAAAGTCCAAGACCGAATTGTTCATTAGGAAGTTTGCTCGCATTTATACGCCCATTGTGGTATTTCTCGCGATCGGCCTGACATTTTTACCGTATTTCTTTATTGATGATTATGTATTTAGGGATTGGTTGTATCGGGCATTGATATTCCTTGTAATTTCCTGTCCGTGTGCTTTGGTTATCTCTATACCGCTAGGATATTTCGGTGGTTTGGGAGCGGCATCACGCAACGGTATTTTATTCAAGGGCGCCTCATTTTTGGATGCAATGACACAGGTCAATACCGTTGTGATGGATAAGACTGGAACCGTTACCAAAGGCGTATTTAAGATTAAGGATATAGTTGTTGTTAATTCTGCTTTGGATAGTTCCGCTTTCGTGAAAGCGGAATCAGACAAGTCTATCCCGTCGCAGGACGGGAAGAAAGCGGAATTTATGCAATACCTGATGGCGATGGAAGAACAGTCCACGCATCCCATTGCAAAGGCCATTCTCGAATACAAAGCAGACGGAGCCGACTACGATGCAAGTAATGTATCTGAAATTGCAGGAAAAGGGCTCAAAGGAACCGTAAATGGAAAAACCGTACTCGTAGGTAACAAAGCATTAATGACCGCAAATAACATTGATGTTCCCAAAGAAACGGACACCATTGTAGAGTCGATCGTAATGGTAGGAATCGATGAGAAATTTGCCGGTTACGTAACCATTGCAGACGAACTCAAGGAAGATGCGCACCAAGCGATAAAGCAAATACGTGAGTCAGGAATTTCCAAGATCATCATGCTCTCTGGTGATAAAGATTCTATTACCCAACAAGTCGCCAAGGAATTGAATATCGACTGGGCAAAAGGTGGTCTATTGCCTGAAGATAAACTCAACGAAGTTGAGAAACTAAAGCAACAAGAAGGCATCAATGTAGCATTTATAGGCGACGGTATCAATGATGCACCTGTACTTGCCGCCAGTGATGTAGGTATCGCCATGGGTGGTTTGGGTAGCGATGTGGCCATAGAAACGGCAGATGTGATTATACAAACAGACCAACCTAGTAAGATTGCAAGAGCGATTAAAATAGGCCGTTCTACACGTCGCGTAGTTTGGCAAAATATCATACTAGCTTTTGGTGTAAAAGTCATTGTTTTGATATTGGGCGCAGGTGGACTGGCCACAATGTGGGAAGCTGTATTTGCAGATGTAGGTGTGGCGTTACTTGCTATATTGAATGCTGTCAGATTGCAGAAGATGAAGTGGGAATAG
- a CDS encoding Fur family transcriptional regulator, which produces MTEIEKTLNDHDVRPTAMRILIYKYLAEQKIAQALLDIETAFAKAERSTIFRTLKTFEENGIVHQIEDGTGITKYALCEPGCNCEIEQDLHLHFRCSNCNETVCLTEHKIPYINLPDGYVAEDVNLVVTGICEKCSG; this is translated from the coding sequence ATGACTGAAATAGAAAAAACATTAAATGACCATGATGTGCGCCCTACGGCCATGCGCATCCTGATTTATAAATATCTGGCAGAACAAAAGATTGCTCAAGCGTTGCTTGATATTGAGACCGCTTTCGCGAAAGCGGAACGTTCCACCATCTTCAGAACATTGAAAACTTTTGAAGAAAACGGTATCGTACATCAGATAGAAGACGGTACCGGAATTACAAAATATGCTCTTTGTGAACCAGGTTGTAACTGTGAGATCGAACAAGATTTGCACCTGCATTTTCGCTGTAGCAATTGCAATGAAACCGTATGTCTTACTGAGCATAAAATACCATACATCAACCTACCCGATGGCTACGTGGCAGAAGATGTAAACTTGGTTGTGACAGGTATATGTGAAAAGTGTAGTGGATGA
- a CDS encoding cation diffusion facilitator family transporter, whose protein sequence is MEKTRKNNLRQARTIQIWNVIYDVIEVVVSLIAGITANSSALIGWALDSTIEVISAATLGWRLHCELKGIDEEKVKRRKKITLYVIAASFTLVCLFISYDSISKLINKETASWSTLGLIILLVSLVVNPILIYFKRKYGNKLDSPALLADAKDTFICLYQTVVVLIGLLLVNWMGWRWADPVAALLIVPWAAKEGWEAYNKANNINYNIAQND, encoded by the coding sequence ATGGAAAAGACAAGAAAAAATAACCTTAGACAAGCTAGGACAATCCAAATCTGGAACGTCATTTATGACGTTATAGAGGTAGTGGTGTCGCTCATTGCAGGGATCACAGCAAATAGTTCAGCCTTGATCGGTTGGGCACTGGACAGCACCATAGAAGTCATAAGTGCTGCAACATTAGGCTGGCGTTTACACTGCGAGCTTAAAGGAATCGATGAGGAAAAAGTGAAACGTCGTAAGAAAATCACTTTATACGTCATTGCAGCATCATTCACGCTCGTTTGCTTATTCATATCCTATGATTCCATCTCAAAATTAATCAACAAGGAAACGGCAAGCTGGAGTACGTTGGGATTGATCATATTACTGGTTTCACTTGTAGTAAATCCTATACTGATCTATTTCAAAAGAAAATATGGGAACAAACTGGACAGTCCAGCTTTACTGGCAGATGCTAAAGACACCTTTATTTGTCTATACCAGACCGTAGTAGTACTCATTGGGTTGTTATTGGTTAACTGGATGGGCTGGAGGTGGGCTGATCCCGTCGCCGCGTTACTTATTGTCCCGTGGGCGGCTAAAGAAGGCTGGGAAGCCTACAACAAGGCTAATAACATCAACTATAATATTGCGCAAAATGACTGA
- a CDS encoding efflux RND transporter periplasmic adaptor subunit yields the protein MKTIKYIPITAMLLVLLLTSCGDTKSADDETIESAQTEENLSTGENEEVMLTAQQYEALVMKIDTLSQRNMSGYVEANGQLEVPPQNEASITAISGANVVSIEVIEGDKVMKNQVVAYLSHPSIIQIQSDYLNAYSNSRFLKQEFERQKRLYEAGVASGMNYQKATADYQASTAMVNGLEAQLRQYNINVSGVRNGTIYQRVPLRSPIEGFVQKVEVKTGQYVEPQTDLFEIVDTHHVHADLMVFEKDVDKVKKGQQVRFSVQSRPGMELIAEIYSVGQTFEQEPKAIHVHAEIENKEGDLIPGMYIQGRIQEENVETTAMPESAIAVDGDKSYVFSAQREGDDWSFVPMEVTTGEKDGDWIAIQFLKTPEANTQFAYNNAYYLMAEMQKGEAEHSH from the coding sequence ATGAAAACGATAAAATATATACCTATTACAGCAATGCTTTTAGTATTGTTATTGACAAGTTGTGGCGACACAAAATCTGCCGACGATGAAACTATAGAAAGCGCACAAACCGAAGAAAATCTTTCCACAGGAGAAAATGAAGAAGTAATGCTCACGGCACAGCAATACGAGGCCTTGGTAATGAAAATTGACACCTTATCACAACGCAATATGAGCGGCTATGTGGAAGCAAATGGCCAGCTGGAAGTACCGCCACAAAACGAGGCCTCTATTACCGCCATTTCAGGCGCAAACGTAGTTTCCATAGAAGTGATAGAAGGAGATAAAGTGATGAAAAACCAAGTCGTCGCATATCTCTCGCATCCCAGCATCATCCAGATTCAGTCAGATTATTTGAATGCCTACAGCAATAGTCGATTTCTTAAACAGGAATTTGAACGTCAAAAGCGCTTATATGAAGCAGGAGTGGCCTCTGGTATGAATTACCAAAAAGCCACCGCAGATTATCAGGCATCCACCGCTATGGTTAATGGCTTGGAAGCGCAACTGCGGCAGTACAATATCAACGTGAGCGGCGTGCGCAACGGTACCATTTATCAGCGCGTGCCATTACGCAGTCCCATAGAGGGTTTCGTGCAAAAGGTAGAAGTCAAGACTGGGCAGTATGTTGAACCACAAACAGATCTTTTTGAGATTGTAGATACACATCACGTACACGCAGATCTTATGGTTTTTGAGAAGGATGTGGACAAGGTCAAAAAAGGACAGCAAGTACGATTTAGTGTCCAATCGAGACCAGGAATGGAACTCATCGCCGAAATCTATTCCGTAGGACAAACCTTTGAGCAAGAACCTAAAGCAATCCATGTGCACGCGGAGATTGAAAACAAGGAAGGCGACTTGATACCAGGGATGTATATTCAAGGGCGCATACAAGAAGAAAATGTTGAGACTACTGCAATGCCTGAGAGTGCCATTGCCGTTGATGGCGATAAGAGTTATGTGTTTAGCGCACAGCGTGAAGGCGACGATTGGAGTTTTGTCCCGATGGAAGTGACCACTGGCGAGAAGGATGGCGACTGGATAGCGATTCAATTTCTCAAGACTCCGGAAGCGAACACTCAATTTGCCTACAACAATGCCTACTACCTAATGGCTGAAATGCAAAAAGGCGAAGCAGAACATTCACATTAA